The Nitrospira sp. sequence CCGTCCTGCACCGGAACGGCGAAGAAGATCCATTTGGAAAAGCCGGTCGCGCGCGGTGACATAGCCAAGCGTGCGGATTGCGTCTCCTCGCGAACCGGCTGTGATGGTTGGAACGCCATAGGCATCCGACGTGACCGTGACCGGTGCGTGCAGACCGTTCACGCTCATTTCGCCGTCCAGCATCGGCAACGAGGCCCGAATCGTCATCGCGGCATAGCCTAGACCGAATGCCAGAACGAGACAGACGACGACCAATGAACGAACGACACGCTTCATACGCGTGAATCTTGCTCCGCGGCTCGAGCTGCTTCGCAGAAGATCGACGCAATCGTGTCCACTTCCTCGGCTGTGACGATGAGCGGCGACAAAAACCGCACCACGCTGCCGTTGCGTCCGCCCAACTCGAGAATCAGACCGCGATTGAGGGCCTGAGACTGAATCTTTCGCGCAAGTTCCGGGGCCGCGGGACAGGATCCTCCGGCGTCGGGAGGCCCGTCGGCATTGATAATTTCGACACCGATCATCAAACCGCGTCCGCGTACGTCGCCGAAGCTGCGCAGCGATGTCTGAGCATTGCGCAGATGCGATAGAAGCCGTTCCCCCATGACCTGCGCGTGCTGATCGAGACGATGAGTTCGAACGAATTCGATGGTCGCTGCCCCCGCCGCCATCGCCATCTGGTTTCCGCGGAAGGTACCGGCATGCGCTCCCGGGAGCCACTGATCCAATTCGGCCCGATACACCACCACGCTCAACGGCAACCCGCCTCCGATCGCCTTGGACAACACCACCGCATCGGGAATGATCCCGGCACGTTCAAACGCAAACAACGATCCGGTGCGCCCCAATCCCGTTTGAATCTCATCGACGATCAGCGGAATGTCGCGCTCTTTGGTAATCCGGCGAATGTCCCGGAGCCAGGCGTCAGGCGAAGGAATCACACCTCCCTCACCCTGAACCACTTCCAAGATCACGCCTGCTGGTGATACGACACCGCTGTTCGGATCGTCGAGTAACCGTTCAATATACGTGCTGGACAACCGATGTCCCTCTTCACCACCGACGCCGAATGGACAACGGTAATCGTAGGGGTACGGAAGAAATTGGACATCGGGCATCAGACCCGTGATGGCGGCTTTCGGTGCCAGATGGCCCGTAAGCGCCAACCCGCCGTGCGTCATGCCGTGATACGCCCCGTGGAACGACAGAATCGTTCGCCGCCCGGTTGCCGTCTTTACTAATTTGACAGCAGCCTCGACCGCATCCGCTCCGGACGGTCCGCAAAACTGGATACGCGCATCTTC is a genomic window containing:
- a CDS encoding diaminobutyrate--2-oxoglutarate transaminase, translated to MTVHVDDLKKRFPTTPHAVAGERETNPYLKRQAGRESNARSYPRRLPLALSKAKGIYVQDTDDRTYIDCLAGAGALTLGHNHPVVLDAIQQLLRDGVPFQTLDLTTPVKDRFVDALFGALPKEFAEDARIQFCGPSGADAVEAAVKLVKTATGRRTILSFHGAYHGMTHGGLALTGHLAPKAAITGLMPDVQFLPYPYDYRCPFGVGGEEGHRLSSTYIERLLDDPNSGVVSPAGVILEVVQGEGGVIPSPDAWLRDIRRITKERDIPLIVDEIQTGLGRTGSLFAFERAGIIPDAVVLSKAIGGGLPLSVVVYRAELDQWLPGAHAGTFRGNQMAMAAGAATIEFVRTHRLDQHAQVMGERLLSHLRNAQTSLRSFGDVRGRGLMIGVEIINADGPPDAGGSCPAAPELARKIQSQALNRGLILELGGRNGSVVRFLSPLIVTAEEVDTIASIFCEAARAAEQDSRV